From one Acidobacteriota bacterium genomic stretch:
- a CDS encoding DUF362 domain-containing protein, which produces MSRSSVAVVKTSPQRVMQDIQRLMELAGFREALPRDRATILKDNITWHLPFLSANTTPWQLEGVIRALRDAGYRDIVAVHNDTVVTNPHKGGRLNRLTPIYRKYGVKELFNFDPRDISWIRYTPNAPMRVLHRIYPEGIRIPEYFVGKNILHLPTLKTHIYTTTTGAMKNAFGGLLNTKRHYTHSWIHQTLADLLAIQKEIHSGIFSVMDATLCGNGPGPRTMVPVEKDFMLASADSAAIDAVAARMMGFDPMAIDYIRLADESGWGTGKMEEIDVLGHDIAEANFGFSVGDNMASRVGDAIWFGPLKALQKILVRTPLVYTLIFGSYLYHDYLWWPLRGKRLQRIHARNTKWGRHFESYPEV; this is translated from the coding sequence ATGAGCAGATCCAGCGTAGCCGTCGTCAAGACTTCGCCCCAGCGGGTGATGCAGGATATCCAGCGTCTGATGGAACTGGCCGGGTTCCGGGAGGCCCTGCCGCGCGATCGCGCGACCATTCTGAAGGACAACATCACCTGGCATCTGCCCTTCCTGAGCGCAAACACCACACCCTGGCAGCTGGAGGGCGTGATCCGGGCTTTGAGGGATGCCGGATATCGCGATATCGTGGCGGTCCATAACGACACCGTTGTCACCAACCCGCACAAAGGGGGGCGGCTGAACCGGCTCACACCGATCTACCGGAAATATGGCGTCAAAGAACTCTTCAATTTCGACCCGCGTGACATTTCCTGGATACGCTACACCCCAAACGCCCCGATGCGCGTACTGCACCGGATATACCCGGAGGGGATCAGGATCCCCGAATATTTCGTGGGGAAAAACATCCTTCATCTGCCCACGCTCAAAACCCACATCTACACGACCACCACCGGGGCCATGAAGAACGCGTTCGGCGGGCTCCTGAACACGAAGCGGCATTATACCCACAGCTGGATCCATCAAACCCTCGCGGACCTGCTGGCCATCCAGAAGGAAATCCATTCAGGCATTTTTTCGGTCATGGACGCCACGCTCTGCGGCAACGGCCCCGGTCCCAGGACCATGGTCCCGGTGGAAAAGGATTTCATGTTGGCGAGCGCCGACTCGGCCGCCATCGATGCGGTCGCCGCAAGGATGATGGGGTTCGACCCGATGGCCATCGACTATATCCGCCTGGCGGATGAAAGCGGCTGGGGAACGGGAAAAATGGAGGAGATCGACGTCCTCGGGCATGACATCGCCGAGGCGAATTTCGGCTTCTCGGTGGGCGACAACATGGCGAGCAGGGTGGGAGACGCCATCTGGTTCGGGCCCTTGAAGGCGCTCCAGAAAATCCTCGTCCGCACGCCGCTGGTCTACACCCTGATCTTCGGCTCCTACCTCTACCACGACTATCTTTGGTGGCCCCTGAGAGGGAAGAGGCTGCAGCGGATTCATGCAAGGAACACGAAGTGGGGAAGGCATTTTGAGTCCTATCCGGAGGTATAG
- a CDS encoding UbiA prenyltransferase family protein, which translates to MKNLFVFLPAFFAGRIMDPGLLAGTGIAFTAFCLVASAAYIVNDARDRKMDRRHPVKRDRPLAADLVSVRAAAAAAALLGGFGLVLAFQLRPPSFLLIGLYLLMNLAYSLGLKHIPVLDVIIVAFGYVIRIYVGGVVGGVEISRWIVALSFLLVLFLAVGKRREDVLLLTGSGLVTRRAAGSYRPFVDAATAALALILLVAYSVYAVSSGAAQRFQSERLYLTTVFVLLGILRYLHLTCIRKESADPTELLYGDPCMKAALLGWIVTFAVIIYRG; encoded by the coding sequence GTGAAGAATCTCTTCGTGTTCCTGCCCGCGTTCTTTGCCGGCCGCATAATGGATCCCGGGCTCCTGGCGGGCACGGGCATCGCCTTCACGGCGTTCTGTCTTGTCGCCAGCGCCGCCTATATCGTCAATGACGCACGGGACAGGAAGATGGATCGTCGTCATCCAGTGAAGCGGGACCGGCCACTGGCCGCCGATCTGGTGTCGGTGAGGGCGGCCGCTGCCGCGGCGGCGCTCCTGGGCGGTTTCGGCCTGGTCCTGGCTTTCCAGCTCAGACCTCCCTCGTTCCTCCTGATCGGGCTGTACCTGCTGATGAATCTCGCCTACAGCCTGGGACTGAAACACATTCCCGTACTGGACGTCATCATCGTGGCCTTCGGCTACGTGATCCGCATATATGTCGGGGGGGTTGTCGGCGGAGTCGAGATCTCGCGTTGGATCGTTGCCCTGTCGTTCCTGCTGGTCCTGTTCCTGGCGGTCGGCAAGCGCAGGGAAGATGTGCTTCTGCTGACCGGATCCGGCCTCGTGACGCGCCGGGCGGCCGGCAGCTACAGACCTTTCGTCGATGCCGCCACGGCTGCGCTGGCCCTCATCCTCCTGGTCGCCTACAGCGTCTATGCGGTTTCATCGGGGGCCGCCCAGAGGTTTCAGAGCGAAAGGCTTTATCTGACAACCGTCTTCGTGCTGCTGGGCATCCTGCGCTACCTGCATCTGACCTGCATCAGGAAGGAAAGCGCGGACCCGACGGAGTTGCTCTACGGGGATCCCTGCATGAAAGCCGCGCTGCTGGGATGGATCGTGACGTTCGCAGTGATCATCTACCGGGGATGA